A single region of the Methylosinus sp. H3A genome encodes:
- a CDS encoding family 16 glycosylhydrolase, with protein sequence MRPFRTLGPECFRRYGSIQLPGQTQHAHAEIDLLEFFGHSSSFYTTIYSGGQNDNAGTTVGQHIGLIDGQFHTYGLDWTAQHIDFYLDQQLIYSAPASLVNAYQGVSLTPS encoded by the coding sequence GTGCGGCCTTTCCGAACGCTGGGCCCGGAATGTTTCCGGCGCTATGGTTCTATTCAACTCCCGGGGCAAACCCAACATGCGCACGCGGAAATTGATCTGCTTGAATTCTTCGGGCATTCCTCCTCCTTTTATACAACGATCTATTCCGGCGGACAAAACGACAACGCGGGAACCACGGTCGGGCAGCACATCGGTCTGATCGACGGGCAGTTTCATACCTATGGCCTGGACTGGACGGCGCAGCATATAGATTTTTATCTCGACCAACAGTTGATCTATTCGGCTCCTGCTTCTCTCGTGAACGCCTATCAGGGAGTGTCGCTGACGCCCTCATGA